The Bosea sp. AS-1 region TCCAGCATATGTGCCTGTCATTCGGGCCACTCGGCCTCATCCCGCTCGCGATGCTTGCCTCGACGCTCATCGCCCAGCGCAGCCTCTACGAGCATGTCGCGCGCGTCGCCGAGGGGCTGGAGCGGGAAGGACTCGAAGGCGGGCGGAAGGCCGTGTCGATGATCGTCGGGCGCAACCCGCAGACGCTGGACGAGGCTGGAGTCTCCCGCGCGGCGATCGAGAGCCTCGCCGAGAATTTCTCCGACGGCATCGTCGCTCCCGCCTTCTGGCTCGGTGTCGGCGGGTTGCCGGGCATCACCGCCTACAAGGCAATCAACACCGCCGATTCGATGATCGGCCACCGCACGCCGCGCCATCTCGCCTTCGGCTGGGCGGCGGCGCGGCTCGACGACCTCGTCAACCTGCCGGCCTCACGGTTGACCGCGCTGCTGCTGGTCGCCTCGGCAACGCTCGACAAGACGGCGGATGCCGGCGGCGCCTGGCGGGCCGTGCGCCGCGATGCCGGCCAGCATCGCTCGCCCAATGCCGGCTGGCCGGAAGCCGCTATGGCGGGGGCGCTCGGCCTCAGGCTCGCCGGACCGCGCGTCTATGGTGAGACCCGCGTCGAAGACCACTGGATGGGCGATGGCCGGGCCGAAGCCAACGCAGCCGATATCCGTCTCGCGCTTTTGCTCTACAGGCGCTCCTGCGGCCTGCTCTGGGCACTGGCAGCCCTGCTGGCAGCCCTGCTGGCAGCCGCAGTACTGCGCTGAGCTTCAGTTCGGAACCGGCACAGCGCGGCGCGCGATCGCCTGCAAGTCGGCGCCCTGTGGAAGCGAACCAAAGTGGCCGGACCAGCCGCCGGCCAGCCGCGAGGCGACGAAAGCATCTGCCACCGCGTGTGGCGCGTGGCGGATCAGCAATGAGGCCGACAAGCCAAGCGCCATGCGCTCGACGAAGCGGCGCGCCAGATACTCGTGCTTAAGCACATCGACCAGATCGGTCTCCAGCTCGGCGAGGAAGGCGTCGTAGCGCGGATCGCTGCCGCGGGCCGCCCGCAATTCGTCGAGCAAAGCCGGCACGCAATCGGGGTAGCGGCGGATCGAGCGCAGCACGTCGAGGCAGACGACGTTGCCCGTGCCCTCCCAGATGCCGTTGAGCGGCGCCTCGCGATAGAGCCGCGCCATCAGATGATCCTCGATGAAGCCGTTGCCGCCATGGCATTCGAGCGCCTCGACAACGACCGGCGTGGCGCGCTTGCAGTTCCAGTATTTGGCGATGGGTGCGCCGATGCGGCCGATCAGCTTCTCCGCCTCGCTCGCGCCCTCGCGGTCGAGCGCATGAACGAAACGGAAGGCCAGCCAGGCCGAGGCTTCCACCTCCAAGGCGAGATCGGCAATCACGTTCGCCATGATCGGCTGATCGATCAGCGCCTTCTGGAAAGCACGGCGATGGGCGGTGTGATGCGCCGCCTGCGCCACCGCATGACGCATCAAACCGGCCGAGCCCACCGCGAAATCGAGTCGCGTGAAATGGTTCATCTCCAGCCCGGCACGGATGCCGTGGCCGGGCTCGCCGATCAGATGCGCGATCACGCCGCGGAATTCGACCTCGGACGAGGCGTTCGACTTGTTGCCGCACTTGTCCTTGAGCCGCTGGATCTGCAGCCGGTTGCGCGAGCCATCCGGCAGCCAGCCCGGCACGACGAAGCAGGAAACGCCCTCTTCCGTGCGCGCCAGCGTCAGGAACACGTCGGAATGCGGGACCGAGAAAAACCATTTGTGGCCGGTGAGGGAATAGGTGCCGTCGGCATTGCGCGTCGCGGTGGTCTGGGTCTGGCGCAGATCCGAACCGCCCTGCTTCTCGGTCATCGCCATGCCGACCGTTCCGCCGCGCTTCTGCGCTGCCGGCAGCGGGCGCTGATCGTAGTCCGAGGAGGTGATCAGCTTGCCGAACTCGGCCCAGCGCGCGGGATCGCGCTGCAGGACGGGAATCGCCGAATAGGTCATGCCGAGCGGGCAGCAGATGCCGTTCTCGCCCTGGTTCCAGAGATAGGACACCGCGGCTCGCGCCACCTGCGCGCCGGGGCGCGGCCTGGTCCAGCACAGCGAATGGAACTCGTCGCGCATGGCGAGCCCCATCAACTCGTGCCAGGCAGGATGAAACTCGATCTGGTCGACGCGCCTGCCCCAGCGGTCATGGGTGCGCAGCTCCGGCAGGCTACGATTGGCCTGCCGCGCCAGGTCCTGCACGCGCTGCGAGCCGACATGGCCGCCGACGACGCTTGCCTGCTCGCGGAACCAGCCCGCACCGAAGCTATCGAGGATACGCCCCAGTGCCGGATCAGCCGCGAAGGCGTCGTAGTCCGAAAGCGCCGGCGCCTGATTCAGCACCTCGTGGGTGTCGTAGCCGTAAGCGTCGAGAGCGGTCATGCGGCTTGTCCTTCACGGGAGATCAAAGCGGCGAGGGAGAGATCGGCGAGTGCGGCGGCGATCTCGCGGCCGCGTTCGGGCGTGATCGGCCGCTCGGGCGAGAGCGGGCCGATCAGCGCTTCCATGAAACCGCCGACGATCATCGCGGCGGCGGCATCGGGATCGACCGTGCGGAAGGCGCCCTGCCCCTCGCCCTCGACGACGAGGGCGCGGAAAATGCCGGCGATCTCGCGGCGGTAGTCGAGCCGCGTCGCATCGACCGCCGGATCGGCAGGTTCGGCGATCATCGACCAGGCGAGACGCCGGTTGGCGAAGGCACGGCGGGCGAAGGCTTCGACCGCCGCGGTCAGGCGCTCCGCGACGGGGGCACCACTCGCGGCGATCTCGCGCAGCACCGCGAGTTCGCGCGACGAGACGGCCGCGACGATCTCGGCCATCAGCTCAGCCTTCGAGGCGAAGTACGAATAGACGCTGCCGGTCGAGACGCCGGCTGCAGAGGCCACTGCGGCGATCGACGTCTCGTGGAACCCGACCTCCGAGACGATCCTGCGGGCGGCGGCGAGAATCGCCTCCCGTTTCCCCGCCTTGCGCGGCTGCTTCGATGTTCCCTCGGCCATGCGCAATCCAAAATTGAATCTGAATTCAAATTCAAATTGAGAGCAAAACCGGTTGCCGTCAAGCGAGTGCCGGAAAGCCGATGTCGATATCACATTATGACCATGAGAATACCCGGAGATGGTCGGAGTCTGCTCGCATCAAATGAAGGCCGGCATTGATTTTGACCTCCCGTCAGGAGGTGGTCATGCCCGCATATTGGATCAAAGATGGCGAGAGACGCGTCGACGCACGACATGTCACGCGCCTGTTTCATCCGGCCGTCTACAAATGGATCGCCTGGCTCGTCGGGCTTTACCTCGTCGCGTCCTGGAACATCGCAGGGCAGCCTGACACCGACTATCTGATGCTGGTGGTGACCGGCGTCTTTCTGATGTCCTTTGTTTTGGCGTGGGCCTCGTTCAACACGAGCCTTCCAATCAAACGGGTCGGAGGCTCGGCTGAAGCGCAGCATGCGCCTGGCCTTTCCGATTGGTCGCGGCGCGAATTCGATGCCTATTCGGGCCGCCTTAAAGCCGCAGAGGCGGCGATTGAAGCTCTGCTGCCGATCGCCGCCGTAGCGTTCGGTATGGCAGCCATGGCGATCGCAACCAGCCTTGCGGACTAAGCGCTCCTTGAAGGGAGATATCCATATGAATCGCCGGCACGACTTCCAGCCATCCGTCACAGTCTTGATCGGTATTGGCGGCCTTTTCGATTGGGTTAGTTCCGTCGAGCGAGCAGCGGACGTGTTGCTCACATGGCCCCAGCACGGGATCGCCTGGAATGCTGCAGTGGACATGTGTCGACGCGCAATGGAGGGCGCAGCGACCGCCGGTCAGGCGCGCCGCGCCTTTGTCGAAGCCGCGCTCGCGAAAGGCAACCTGGTTCAGGGCTAGTCCGGACTGAGTGCATTTCAAAGGAAAGCCGCATTGACCGATGAGACTTGCCAAGGCGCAGCCCTACGAATGCTACGAGGAGATGGAATTCGACATCCCGTCGGCCGTCATGGTGATTGCTACGACCGCGACCCATTCGCATGGAGGAGATGCACCAGGCCATGCACGGCATGCGGCAGTGCCTCGAGCGCTTAGGTTCTCCGGATGGGGCCGGGCCGGTTGCAGTTCGGGATTTTAAAGTGACACCGCCGCGCGTCAGACCATGAAGCGCTCGCGGGAGGTCATGATCGAGCAGTTCAAGCTTTGCAGCGAAGGCCATCGCATGCCGGCTGGCGAGGTCTATGCCGCCGTGGAAGCGCCGAAGGGCGAGTTGGGGTTTATCTCGTCTCCGATCGAACCAGCCGGCCCTATCGCTGCAATATCCGTGCGCCTTCCTTCGCCATTTGCAGGCGATCGAGGCCATGACCCGCAAGCGCATGCTCGCGGACGTCGCCGCCATCATCGGCTCGTTGGACATCGTTTTCGGCGAAATCGATCGATGAGCACCTTCCAGCAACCAAACAGCGCGTGGAGAGATCTCATGAAACTGGCGGAAGCAAATATCCAGAAGGCCTTAAATCAGCTCAACGTCAAGGCCGTGCCCGCGGGGCACCCAATGGAAGCTAAGTTCTGCGAGACCTTCGGAGAGCATACGTTCTTCCTTGATGCCGAAGGACTCAGCGTCATCGAGCCCGTGGGAACGGTGTCAGAGGAGCAGCCCACCGGACAGGTCGTAAAACTGGCTAGCTGGCTCGACACTACATACACACAGCTCATGGTGCAGGAGCCGGAATTTACCGAGACCTTCATCGTTCTCGGACGTGCCGCTTAACGAGCCATTCCGCAAGAGCACGATATCGTGAGATTCCGACGAAGCTCTATGAGCGTCTTGTTTCAAACATCGGAGATCGAATGACATAAAGTCATCATGACATCATCATCTAATTTCAGGATTAAGTCGCGATACGGCCATCGTCATCTCCAATAATCAACGGTCATCCGTCGACTCGTGCGAGGTCGACGACTTGGTCACTGCTCTGGCAGGCGAGGTTCTTGCCTGAAGAGCTTTGTATCGGAGGCTGACATGACCATGAGGATCATGAGAAGGACTCTTATCGCAGCAGCATCCGCACTTGCCCTGGCGGCTGGCAGCGTCGGGGCGTCTTCGCCCGCTTCGGCCCATCCCGCTGCCTTGATTCCGCTGGCCATCGCTGCCGGCGTCGGCGGTGTTGGGCTAGGTGCGGTTGCCGCATCCGCGGCGCCTCGCGGCACAACCGTCGTCGTGCCCGAGCGGCAGGAATATCAAAGCTACTATGGGCCGTCGGCGCCGGCGGTCGTGGATCAGGCTCCTTGCTATTGGACCCGGGCAGCCATCAACGGGGTGATGCGGCGGGTGCAGGTGTGTGACTGACCCTTGCGTCCCGGGCCGCCTGGGCGCGGCCCGGGAATCTCGTTCAGCAGGTAAGAACGCTCCCGATCAGCTCTAGCCGGTCTGGCTATGTTGACCACCCGGGCGCGATATACCGAGGAGCGCTTTGCCTGCCGGGCCACTGCTGGCGGCGATGGCCGCGTCGCTGAGCGCCAGAATGCCGACGAGCCTTTTGTCGCGATCGACAACAGGCAGGCGGCGCACCTGAATGTCGGCCATGTTCTCCAACACCTCAGAGACCTCCTGATCGTCGAAGCAATATCTGATCTCATGGCTCATGACCTCGCTGACCGGGGTCAGAGGGACTTTTCCTTCGGCGACGCCGCGAATGGCGATATCGCGATCGGTGATCATTCCGACCAGCCGGTCATTGTCCCCTACCGGCAGCACCCCGACATCAAGGCCAGCCATGAAGCGGGCAGCTTGCTGAATGGTCTCGTGCGGATTGGCCACGCAAACTTCGTGCGTCATCACTTCGCTGACTCGCATAGCGATTTCCTTTGTCCGTCGGCTGGATGAGAGCGGTGCCGCAACTTGGAAGCACCGTATCGACTGTCGCTATATCGACTGTCGCTATCCGTGGAACGACGAACGCCTCTTCTGGTTCCCGCAGACATCTGCCTTGTCTTTCGACCCGATTCAAAGACGATGGCCGCGCTTTCCGGCCCGTCACCGAGCACGGCCTCCCTATTGTCCGGAACTGGGAGCTTTCCGCGCGCCGACGGCGATCGCTTCGTCATTCGGCAGCGTGATCGCATCTCAGGAAACAACGCCGGAACGATTGTCGCGACGGCGGGCTGCGTCCGCCTCTTCAACGGACCGGGTTCAGCCTTCGGCTTCACCAGCGTCTATTGTCGGTTTTACGGCAGTACCAAACTCCACGCGTGGCGAGGAAACGGGGAAAGAAAGCCTCGCCGCAATGAGCTTGTTGCCATCGCCGCCCCGCATGGAGTGCCTCCATCTGGAGGCCCTTGGATTGAACTGACCTCCTGCGGAGCGGTTCCACCGTAGCCACTCCAAGGCCACGTGCTGACCGAGCTTGCAGCAGTCAATGGATCATCGAATCCGGAATAACTTTTCCTGAAGACGCCATCTCGCCCCGGGGCAGGTGAATCTGTCGAATCCTTGTGATCGTTGAGGCGCTCTTCCGCAATTGTTGACGGAAATGCATACGATTTTCTCTCCTTTTCATCTGCGACGTCGCTTCGACGGCAATGAAGCCGGGGGCATAATCCTGCCGATGTTTCGACCTAAAAAGATAAAGACTGATGCTTGCCTCCACGATGAAGGGAGCAACGATGCCCGACATTTCGTTCCTGGTCGCCGCCTTCAACGCCGAGCAGACCCTCGAAGCGGCTGTCATCTCGGCGCTGGCTCAGCAGAACGTTACCGTCGAAGTCATCGTCGTCGACGACATGTCGCGTGACGGCACTTTGGCGTGCGCCACGACATTGGCGCGGAATGAGCCCCGGATTACGGTCCTTGCTCAGGAAAGCAACAGAGGTCCCTCAGCGGCACGCAATCGAGCCCTTGCGGCGGCACGCGGCGACTGGGTCGCCATCCTCGATGCCGATGACTACATCGCGCCCGAGCGGAGCGAGCGGCTCATCGCACTGGCCAATGACCATTCCAGCCAGATCGTCGCCGACAACATGATGCACTTTCGGGATGGGGAGCCGGAGGTCACCTGGCCGTTCCTGCCGGGGCAAGATGGAGATCCGCCGTTCACGGTCGGTCTGGCCGATTATCTCGACCGCAACAGGATGACGAGTGGGGACGCGACGCTCGGCTACCTCAAGCCCATGTTCCGACGCGATTTTCTAAGCGCGAACGGCATCGTCTATGATGAGGAATTGCGTGTGGGCGAAGATTTCAATTTCGCCCTCCAGGCCCTGTCTGCAGGCGCGCGCTTCACCATCACGCCTCAGGCGCTGTATTCTTATCGCATCATGGCGGGTTCGCTCTCGCGTAGCCTAACAGCTTCGGATCTCGAGCAGTTGCTGATCGCCAATGATCGTCTTCTCGCCGAGAAGCTTGCGGAACCCAGGTTGCGTGAGGCGAGTGCGGCCTACAGGCGGGCGGCTCAGGACCTGACCGACTATTGCGCATTCCGGATGGCTGTCAGGCAAGGTCAGTGGCCCTCCGCTCTGCGGCGAGCGACCGCGCCGCGTCTGTGGGGCACGCTGGTCCAGATGCTGCTTCATGCCGGGCGGCGCGGATATGTCCGGCGCCGCGCGACCCGGCTCGCCGTGGACCGCCGGCGCCTGGTCGCAGCGGCATGAGGCAGGAACGCGCTGGGGCCGATCCGAGCCAGTCACTCAGTGGGACGATGGACCGGCCCGATACATGGCGGCCGCTGCGGACGGCCTGAACAGCTTTCGCATGGTTCTGAACACTCCTGGAACGCGCCAGCGCAGCCGGGTTTTCAGCTGCAGAAGATGCTGATCGACGCCACGTGGCCGGGGCGGTGTCGGCAGCCGCTGCGCAGGAATGCGGGAAGCTCGGGCGGCCGTGAAGAACAGGGCGCTGTAGTGCACGCGATAGGCGGCATTCCAGGGCTTCAGCGAGGTGGTGTAATGCACGATGCCCGGCGCGGCGCGGCGCCTTTCGTAGGCGATCTCGTCAAGACCTAGAAAAGCCGCCGGGACGTCGGCGCAGCGCGGCTGCCAATTCCATTGCGGATCGAGGAAACGCACCTCGCCGCGCAACGCCATGTTGAGCGCATCCTGATCCATCCAGGTCAGCTCATGTCCGCGGCGCGCAAGAATGTCGAAGACCCGTCTTTCGCAGTCGCGGGCGCGCCAGCGCTGCATGTCGATCAGGAGAACTCCCGAATTGAAGTAAGGCTCATCCTGGGTGAAGCCGATCTGGACCGGGTCCTGATGGAACGGATCGGCGACGGCTGCCAGCGTCGCATCGCCCAGATCCGCCTGCCAGAGCGGAGCGACGTTACGGCAGGCGATGGTATCGGCGTCGAGATAGAGCAGGCGCCGGTAATGCGGCTCGACGAAACGCTGAAGGATCAAGCGAATGTAGATGCTCCGGCTGAAGTTTCTGGTGACGGGCAGGTTCCCGAACAACCCGTCATCGAGGTCGACGAAGCGCAAGACGCAGTTCGGTCGCGCCTCCAGCATCGGAGCGAAGATCGCCTGCGACAGCGCCGGATCGCGCTGGAAGGCAGCCACGATCACCTCGAAGCGGTCTCCCGGCGCATTGTCGAGCAGCGAAGCGAGCGAGATCGCGGCCTGTGCGACATACGCATCGTCGACGCAGTAGAGAACAACGATCGGCTCGGTTGGCATCGAGAGTGGTTTCTCCGTTACCTGAACGCCTTCGATCCCAAATGCAGAGGCTGGGAGGCATCGGACAAGAAGTTCCGGCCGGCCGCGCTGAACGCGCCCAGAAGGAGGCGCGGAGACAGCTTGCGTCGTAATACGAAATAGCCGCCGACCAGGAGCTTGCGCAGGAATTCGAACATCAGCGCAGGCCTGCGCCCGGCATGACGAGCCAAGACGATCAGCGCGCCGCGATAATATTTGGCGGCCGATGCCTGATCCGGTTCCGGATGGGCGATCAGGGGCCGGTTGACCATGCCGGCTCGCCCGGCGGCAAGCAGGGCGCGGATGGCGTAATCGGTATCTTCGCCGCCGCCGTTGACGGTCCCGACCCCCAGATCCGGATCGAATTCGCCCACCCGCAGAAAAACCGATCCGCGCACGAACATGCTGTTGGACGTGGTCAACCGCACGACCTCGCGGACGGCTGCCTGCCTGACCTCTTCTGCCTCGATCGGCTCATCGTCCGGCTGTCGCTTCACGCGGCAGATCAGGACATCGAGATCTGGAAGCGTCGCGAAGGTATCGGCCAGCGAGGTGCCGACATGGTCGGGATACCAGCAATCATCGTCCGGAAAGCCAATAACGTCATCATTGTCGGGGACAGCTTCGGCCAATGCCGCCGCGATCAGCCGATTGCGTGCCGTCGAAAGCGAGCATCGCCCCGCAACGGCTGTCAGGCGGCAATAGGGTGGAACCCATTTACGCAGCTTCGCAAGTTTGGCACTCGCGCAGTTCTGCAGCAGGACATAAAGGCGGACATCCGCGCCATTCCGGACATTGCGTTCGATCGAGATGAGCAGTTGCGCGAACTCCAACCCTCTGTGTCCTTCGAGATCGGTCGTCGAGAACAGGATCAAGGTCATGACCTTCCTCCTCGTTTGAATGTTTACGCCTGCGCCAACAGGATCGATCCGGCCCCCGTCCGGCGCAGGACAAGGCCATAGACAGCCAGGACGCAGACAAGGACCGCCGAACAGGCTGCAAGCCATTCGGCGAAAGGCATGGCCGGTGAGATGAAGGCGAGAAGCCCGAGTGCCGCGACCGGCACGAAAGGCGAGGCCACAGCGAACGCCAGGATGCCGGGCGTGAAGGCGAAAGCCCGGCCGGCAAGGTGCGACAGCACCAGCAAGGCGCCGAATTCCGACAGCGCGGCCACGAAGATGAAAAGCTCGAGATTGCGCCCGAGATAGAGGCAAAGCGCCGCTGGAAGGATCGAGATCGCGGATAGGATCGAGCCCCAGCTGATCAGCCGCGTGGTCCCATTCGCATAGGCTGCCGGGGAGGGCAGCAGCAGCAGGATCTTCACCCCGACACTGATGCCGGCCAGGCACATGAACAGGCGCGAAGGCTGGTAGGTCGAGCCGAACACCAGGCCCAGCGCGCGATCCCCCAGAAGGGCCAGACTCCACCCATAGAGGAACGCGATGGCGGACAGGCAGAGCACCCAGGCATCGAGCAGGGGCCCGGCCGCCTTGTTCCGGTCCCGCTGTTCGACGAACAGCGGCAGGAAGGCGCTCGTCAGGAAGCGGGCCAGGATGCTGCGCGGTAGGGTCGCCGTACCATAGGCCACGTTGTAGAGGGCCAGCGCGGCCGGGCCGAGCCACGCACCGACGAGCAGCCGATCACAGGTCGTCAGCGCCACGGCAGCACCGTTGAGCAGCAGCGGACGCCCGAAAGCCGCTGCCTCCCGAGCCGTTTCGGGCTGCCATCCCAGCCGATAGGGAATGGGTGACAGGAGATGGGAGAGCAGCAGGGTCACGGCCGCGGCGGCGGTCATGCCGATGATCATCGCGGCCATGCCGGCACCCATCATCGCTGCCGCGACGGTTGCCGCAAGCCCGACGATCTGGGACGAGGCGATGACCAACGCCTCGCGCGTGAAGGCGTAACGACGCACCATTTCCTTGACGCCCAGGTTCTCGAAGCCGCGCATCAGCACGACCGGGCCGAGCAACGCGTAGAGCCAAATGGAGGAGGGGGCGGCGAAGACATGCGCGACCAGCGGCGAGATCACGATCAGGATCAGCGCCAGCCAGGCCGAGCGGATCAGTGCCATGCTCTGCAACGTCGCCATCGCCCCGGCCGATGGCAGCGCCTCCGGCTTGCGGACGGCGAAGATGGGCAAGCCGAAATCCGACAGAACCTCAACCAGCCCGATGACGACGGCCAGCGAAATGGCAAGCCCGAACTGCTCTGGCGGCAGAAAATGCGCCAGCGCGATGTTGCGCAGCAGGGGGGCGAACGCCTCGACCAGATTGGCGAGAAGCAGCGGCGTGCTCGACGCGAGCTTGCGGTCCATTCGCTCGCCGGTGGGAACGATCAGCGCGTCGTCCGACGTGGTGATTGTCGAATGGGTCATGCGCGCGTCACTCCGAGAGCAACGAGCGTCGCCTCGTCGAACTGTCGGCTGTCTCGCGACACCAGACCGAAATCGGCGCTGTTGTCCCAGAGCGCCCAGCCCCAGCCATGGCTGGCGAAGGCCCGGCGGGATGCGGCGAGCCAACGCAAGCGCGCCTCACGTGGCGCCCCGCGAAAGACCCCCATCTCGCCGACATAGATCGGAAGCTTGCCGTGGCTCTCGCTCCAAGCCGCCAGTTGGGTGAGCGGAGCCAGCAGAAGCGCCTCGGTGAACTGTCCCCTGGCGATCTGGTCTTGCAGGATCGCGCGGTCAGATGGCGATGACGCCGCCGCGGCGCTGGCAGATTCAGCCATTTCGGGAGCGATCGGCCAGGCCAGATCCTTGATCCGCCCAGCCACGTCCCAGGTCCAATCGGCCGCTTGATGCGTGAACAGCAGCGGCGCGTAATGGTGAATGGTATAGATCAGACCGTCGTGCCGATAGGGCTCGCGCTTCGTCAGGTCTTCCGCCCCGCTCCATCCACCGGCATTGACGACGAGCTGCCGCTTCGGGGCGACCTCTCGCAGCGCGACCACGATACGTTCCTGAAGCGCCCACCAGGTTTCACCGTTCAGGGGTTCAGGTTCGTTCAGGATCTCCAGGGCGAGCTGATCGGGAGCGATCGGTGCCAGTCGTCGCGCGAGCAATACCCAATTCGCCACGAGACGGTCTGCATCTTCGGAGTTCTGATACCTGTCCTTGCTGGAACCGACTGGATGCATGTCCAAGACGATGCCTAGCTTCTCGGACGTGATCATCGCCAGCGCTTCCAGCAGGCGAGCGGTCACCGTCTCGTTCAGTTTGGGGGCACCGGACGGGGCGAACACGGCGTCGGGCTCGATGCCAAGCCGCACATGCGTGAAACCCGCCGTCGCAATGCGCGCGATATCGGGACGTGTGACGAAGCGGGCCAGATGATCCACTCCATACCCGTTCATGCTCTGGGCGAACCAATGGGACAGGTTGATCCCGCGCGACAGATTGGGTCCGACGGAGGCGGAATGCTGGGGCGCGGCCCTGGAGACCGCTGTCGAAGCCGCCATTGCCGCACCGGTCAGCGCGCCGAGGGCCTTGCGGCGATTGATCGCTCCCATTTTCTCGCCCATTTCCGGTCTCATGGCGCCGCTCCCGGCTGGGCGGGCGGAATCACGGGCTGCACGGTTGAGCCGTTGGCAGGGACATCCGCTGCGAGAGAGACCTCGATGGTGTCGCCGGGCTGGACCGGACTATCTTCGGAGACGATCTTCGAGCCGCCGCCTGCGGCAGCGGAATGGAAGACGGTGATGACAGGCTTGGCGCCGCTTCCGCGCACCAGCTGGGAGCGGATGATGCCGGTATAGGTGAGCTGCTCGCTGACGGTTTGAAGCTGCGACCGAGCTTGCGTGAGGGCCGCCGTCGCTTCTTCGAGGCCCTTGAGCATCTCGGCGCGCCGCTTTTCGACATAGCGACCGATATTGCGTTGCGCCTCGTCGCGCTCGCGGGTGACGTTGGTGAGCTGCACCGTGGTCTGCAGCGCCTGTGTCGACGAATAGAGAAACAGCCGCCGCGATTCCGACAGGCGGTCCATCGGCACGACCCCGCGTGCGGAGAAGTCCTTCAGCTTCTTGTAGTCCGTGTCATCGGCGGCGACGTTTTCGGTGTCCTTGCCCTTTCGATCCTTGAGCAGAGCGATCTGCTCGTCGGCAACCTTGACCGCGTTGCGCAGAAAGCCGAGTTCCTGGTTCAGGCCGTTCTTGTCGAGCTCAAGCTGCTGGCGCGCCAGATTGCGCAACTGCTCCAATTGATCTTTCGGCAGCGGAGCCTGGGTCATTTCCTCCAGGGATTGCGACGGGACGGGTTGTTCCGAGAGATGGGCAAGTTCCTCATGCAAGCGCCAGATCTGGCTTTGCGCCTGCACGTAACGCAGCCACTGGGTTTGATAATCACTGCGTAGATCCGCCGATTTGAGGAACGGATTCTCCGCCCTGAAGCGCATGATCTCGTAGCCCCCGGCCAACGCTACGGCCTGTCGAACCGTGAGGCCGGGACGGTAGGTCTGCTGTCCGGGTTGGGTGACATCGCCATTGAGATAGATC contains the following coding sequences:
- a CDS encoding cellulase family glycosylhydrolase — protein: MGEKMGAINRRKALGALTGAAMAASTAVSRAAPQHSASVGPNLSRGINLSHWFAQSMNGYGVDHLARFVTRPDIARIATAGFTHVRLGIEPDAVFAPSGAPKLNETVTARLLEALAMITSEKLGIVLDMHPVGSSKDRYQNSEDADRLVANWVLLARRLAPIAPDQLALEILNEPEPLNGETWWALQERIVVALREVAPKRQLVVNAGGWSGAEDLTKREPYRHDGLIYTIHHYAPLLFTHQAADWTWDVAGRIKDLAWPIAPEMAESASAAAASSPSDRAILQDQIARGQFTEALLLAPLTQLAAWSESHGKLPIYVGEMGVFRGAPREARLRWLAASRRAFASHGWGWALWDNSADFGLVSRDSRQFDEATLVALGVTRA
- a CDS encoding polysaccharide biosynthesis/export family protein, which produces MMFTRCVIAGGLSLCLVLHASAETQAQTPSQPQAAAQPSAGYKLQPGDILELSVVGLPDFRSKSVVDPDGKIVLPMMRPTKVAGLDLETVLARVKEELSRKLYQQRGLDGRENVSAISPDAITLVIAEYRPIYLNGDVTQPGQQTYRPGLTVRQAVALAGGYEIMRFRAENPFLKSADLRSDYQTQWLRYVQAQSQIWRLHEELAHLSEQPVPSQSLEEMTQAPLPKDQLEQLRNLARQQLELDKNGLNQELGFLRNAVKVADEQIALLKDRKGKDTENVAADDTDYKKLKDFSARGVVPMDRLSESRRLFLYSSTQALQTTVQLTNVTRERDEAQRNIGRYVEKRRAEMLKGLEEATAALTQARSQLQTVSEQLTYTGIIRSQLVRGSGAKPVITVFHSAAAGGGSKIVSEDSPVQPGDTIEVSLAADVPANGSTVQPVIPPAQPGAAP